One Natrinema marinum genomic window carries:
- a CDS encoding acetyl-CoA carboxylase biotin carboxylase subunit, whose translation MFRKVLVANRGEIAVRVMRACEELNIGTVAVYSEADKDSGHVRYADEAYNVGPARAADSYLDHEAVIEAARKADADAIHPGYGFLAENAEFAGKVEDAEGITWIGPSSSAMESLGEKTKARTIMNEADVPIVPGTTDPVTEPEEVEEFGEKHGYPIAIKAEGGGGGRGMKVVWDESEVEDQLESAQREGEAYFDNDSVYLERYLEQPRHIEVQILADEHGNVRHLGERDCSLQRRHQKVIEEGPSAALSDELREKIGEAARRGVAAADYTNAGTVEFLVEEEDREAGELLGPDANFYFLEVNTRIQVEHTVTEEITGLDIVKRQIKIAAGEAVDFEQEDVDIDGHAMEFRINAENAANDFAPATGGTLETYDPPGGIGVRMDDALRQGDELVTDYDSMIAKLVVWGEDRDECIERSLRALREYDIEGIPTIIPFHRLMLTDEEFVQSTHTTKYLDEELDETRIEEAQEQWGGDTGDGGSEDDEESVEREFTVEVNGKRFEVELEEHGAPAIPTGDVGAGGAQASRPEPAGGSSDDGPDIQGDGEVVEAEMQGTILDVEVEEGDEVAAGDVLVVLEAMKMENDIVASQGGTVTQIAVEEGESVDMGDTLVVLE comes from the coding sequence ATGTTCAGGAAGGTTCTCGTGGCGAACCGCGGAGAGATTGCCGTCCGCGTTATGCGGGCATGCGAAGAGTTGAACATCGGAACCGTCGCCGTCTACTCCGAGGCCGACAAGGACTCGGGACACGTCCGCTACGCCGACGAGGCGTACAACGTAGGACCGGCGCGCGCGGCCGACTCGTATCTCGATCACGAAGCCGTCATCGAGGCCGCGCGGAAGGCCGACGCCGACGCCATCCATCCGGGCTACGGCTTCCTCGCCGAGAACGCCGAGTTCGCGGGCAAGGTCGAGGACGCCGAGGGGATCACTTGGATCGGCCCGTCCAGTTCGGCGATGGAATCGCTCGGCGAGAAGACCAAAGCCCGGACGATCATGAACGAGGCCGACGTGCCGATCGTCCCCGGGACGACCGACCCCGTCACCGAACCCGAAGAGGTCGAAGAGTTCGGCGAGAAACACGGCTACCCGATCGCCATCAAAGCCGAAGGCGGCGGTGGCGGCCGCGGCATGAAGGTCGTCTGGGACGAAAGCGAGGTCGAAGACCAACTCGAGAGCGCCCAGCGCGAGGGCGAAGCCTACTTCGACAACGACTCGGTCTACCTCGAGCGCTACTTAGAGCAGCCCCGACACATCGAGGTCCAGATCCTCGCGGACGAGCACGGCAACGTCCGTCACCTGGGCGAACGTGACTGTTCGCTCCAGCGCCGCCACCAGAAAGTCATCGAGGAGGGTCCCTCGGCGGCGCTCTCGGACGAACTCCGCGAGAAGATCGGCGAGGCCGCCCGCCGTGGAGTCGCCGCCGCGGACTACACCAACGCCGGCACCGTCGAGTTCCTCGTCGAGGAGGAGGACCGCGAGGCTGGCGAACTGCTCGGCCCCGACGCGAACTTCTACTTCCTCGAGGTCAACACGCGAATTCAGGTCGAACACACCGTTACCGAGGAGATCACGGGGCTGGATATCGTCAAGCGCCAGATCAAGATTGCCGCCGGCGAGGCGGTCGACTTCGAGCAAGAGGACGTCGATATCGACGGTCACGCGATGGAGTTCCGCATCAACGCCGAGAACGCGGCCAACGATTTTGCACCCGCGACCGGCGGCACGTTAGAGACGTACGACCCGCCGGGCGGGATCGGCGTTCGGATGGACGACGCGCTGCGACAGGGCGACGAACTCGTCACCGACTACGACTCGATGATCGCCAAACTCGTCGTCTGGGGCGAAGACCGCGACGAGTGTATCGAACGCTCGCTGCGCGCCCTCCGCGAGTACGACATCGAGGGGATCCCGACGATCATCCCGTTCCACCGGCTGATGCTCACCGACGAGGAGTTCGTCCAGAGCACGCACACGACGAAGTACTTAGACGAAGAACTCGACGAGACCCGCATCGAGGAAGCCCAAGAGCAGTGGGGCGGCGACACCGGCGACGGCGGTAGCGAGGACGACGAGGAGTCCGTCGAACGCGAGTTCACCGTCGAGGTCAACGGCAAACGCTTCGAAGTCGAACTCGAGGAACACGGTGCGCCGGCGATCCCGACCGGCGACGTCGGCGCTGGCGGCGCACAGGCCAGCCGACCGGAGCCCGCGGGCGGCTCGAGCGACGACGGTCCCGACATTCAGGGCGACGGCGAGGTCGTCGAGGCCGAGATGCAGGGGACGATCCTCGACGTGGAAGTCGAGGAGGGCGACGAGGTCGCCGCCGGCGACGTGCTGGTCGTCCTCGAGGCCATGAAGATGGAAAACGACATCGTCGCCTCCCAGGGCGGCACCGTCACCCAGATCGCCGTCGAAGAAGGCGAAAGCGTCGACATGGGCGATACGCTCGTCGTCCTCGAGTAA
- a CDS encoding SPFH domain-containing protein, with protein MLAFVRGPLQAQSLLEDPLLIAGAVVLLLVAVTVWQMVEIVDAYDKAALTVFGDYRGLLEPGLNIVPPFVSRIYTFDMRTQTIDVPSQEAITRDNSPVTADAVVYIRVMNAKRAFLEVDDYKRAVSNLAQTTLRAVIGDMELDDTLSRREMINGRIREELDEPTDEWGIRVESVEVREVTPSAGVKGAMEEQTSAERRRRAMILEAQGERRSAVEQAEGEKQSNIIRAQGEKQSQILESQGDAISTVLRARSAESMGERAVIDKGMETLSEIGQGESTTFVMPQELSSLVGRYGKHLSGSDIEGDGTALESLEFDAETRELIGLDDISEIIGEIDEQATMDVEAMEEEAQAIKEGEDVGSGTDEPIEITELGDESDRSTDD; from the coding sequence ATGCTCGCGTTCGTACGTGGTCCACTGCAGGCTCAGTCACTGCTCGAGGATCCGCTCTTGATCGCCGGCGCGGTCGTCCTCCTGCTCGTCGCGGTCACGGTCTGGCAGATGGTCGAGATCGTCGACGCCTACGACAAGGCCGCGCTGACCGTCTTCGGCGACTACCGCGGCCTGCTCGAGCCGGGGCTGAACATCGTTCCGCCGTTCGTCTCGCGCATCTACACGTTCGACATGCGGACCCAGACGATCGACGTGCCGTCTCAGGAAGCGATCACCCGCGACAACTCGCCGGTGACCGCCGACGCCGTCGTCTACATCCGCGTGATGAACGCCAAGCGCGCCTTCCTCGAAGTCGACGACTACAAGCGCGCCGTCTCGAACCTCGCCCAGACTACCCTGCGCGCCGTCATCGGCGACATGGAACTCGACGACACGCTCAGTCGTCGCGAGATGATCAACGGGCGGATCCGCGAGGAACTCGACGAGCCGACCGACGAGTGGGGCATTCGAGTCGAGTCCGTCGAGGTCCGCGAGGTCACGCCGTCCGCGGGCGTCAAAGGCGCGATGGAGGAACAGACTTCAGCCGAGCGCCGTCGTCGCGCCATGATCCTCGAAGCCCAGGGCGAACGCCGCAGCGCGGTCGAACAGGCCGAAGGCGAGAAACAGTCGAACATCATCCGCGCACAGGGTGAGAAACAGAGTCAGATCCTCGAGTCACAGGGCGACGCGATCTCGACCGTACTCCGGGCCCGATCCGCCGAATCGATGGGCGAGCGAGCGGTCATCGACAAAGGAATGGAGACCCTCTCCGAGATCGGCCAAGGCGAGTCGACGACGTTCGTCATGCCCCAAGAACTCTCCTCGCTGGTCGGCCGCTACGGCAAACATCTCTCGGGCAGCGATATCGAAGGGGACGGGACGGCCCTCGAGAGCCTCGAGTTCGACGCGGAGACGCGCGAACTGATCGGGCTGGACGATATCAGCGAAATCATCGGCGAGATCGACGAGCAGGCGACGATGGACGTCGAAGCGATGGAAGAGGAAGCTCAGGCGATCAAAGAGGGCGAAGATGTCGGGTCGGGCACAGACGAACCGATCGAGATCACGGAACTTGGAGACGAATCCGACAGGAGTACCGACGATTAG
- a CDS encoding acyl-CoA carboxylase subunit beta encodes MEDRIDELEELREEARKGGGEARIEKQHDKGKMTARERIDYFLDDGTFTEFDQLRTHQTSQFGMEEKKVPGDGVVTGYGEVNGRTTFVFAHDFTVFGGSLGEVFAEKVCKVMDMAMEVGAPVIGLNDSAGARIQEGVKSLAGYTEIFRRNQEASGVVPQISATMGPCAGGAVYSPAITDFIFMVKDTSHMYITGPGVTKTVTGEEVSHEELGGAMTHANKTGVAQFACESEEQALDDIKRLLSYLPQNNVEDPPRVEPWDDPDRRDEQLKDIVPPSPQKPYDMTNVIDSVVDEGSFFEVADNFSQNIVVGFGRLDGRSVGLVANQPRVNAGTLTVDASMKASRFVRFCDSFNIPIVTFVDVPGYMPGTDQEHRGIIRHGAKLLYAYAEATVPLLTVITRKAYGGAYCVMASKNLGADVNYAWPTAEIAVMGPQGAVNILYRQELEESDNPDELRDELIEEYREEFANPYTATDKGFLDDVIIPTETRPRLIQDLKMLESKREQNPDKKHGNIPL; translated from the coding sequence ATGGAAGACCGCATCGACGAACTCGAGGAACTCCGAGAAGAGGCGCGTAAAGGTGGTGGCGAAGCCCGAATCGAGAAGCAACACGACAAGGGGAAGATGACCGCCCGCGAGCGGATCGATTACTTCCTCGACGACGGCACGTTCACGGAGTTCGACCAACTCCGGACCCACCAGACGAGCCAGTTCGGGATGGAGGAGAAGAAGGTCCCCGGCGACGGTGTCGTCACGGGCTATGGCGAGGTCAACGGGCGGACCACGTTCGTCTTCGCCCACGACTTCACCGTCTTCGGCGGTTCGCTCGGCGAGGTCTTCGCCGAGAAGGTCTGCAAGGTCATGGACATGGCGATGGAAGTCGGCGCGCCCGTCATCGGGCTCAACGACTCCGCCGGGGCTCGTATTCAGGAAGGCGTCAAAAGCCTCGCCGGCTACACCGAAATTTTCCGCCGGAACCAGGAAGCCAGCGGCGTCGTCCCCCAGATCTCCGCGACGATGGGGCCGTGTGCCGGCGGGGCCGTCTACTCCCCGGCGATCACGGACTTCATCTTCATGGTCAAAGACACCAGCCACATGTACATCACCGGCCCCGGTGTCACCAAGACCGTCACCGGTGAGGAGGTCTCCCACGAGGAACTCGGCGGCGCGATGACCCACGCCAACAAGACCGGCGTCGCCCAGTTCGCCTGTGAGAGCGAAGAACAAGCTCTCGACGACATCAAGCGGCTCCTCTCCTATCTGCCCCAGAACAACGTCGAAGACCCGCCCCGCGTCGAGCCGTGGGACGACCCCGACCGGCGCGACGAGCAACTCAAAGACATCGTCCCGCCGAGCCCGCAAAAGCCCTACGACATGACCAACGTCATCGATTCGGTCGTCGACGAGGGGTCCTTCTTCGAGGTGGCGGACAACTTCTCCCAGAATATCGTCGTCGGCTTCGGCCGCCTCGATGGCCGCTCGGTCGGCCTCGTCGCCAACCAGCCCCGCGTCAACGCCGGCACGCTGACCGTCGACGCCTCGATGAAGGCCTCGCGGTTCGTCCGCTTCTGTGACTCCTTCAACATCCCGATCGTCACCTTCGTGGACGTGCCCGGCTACATGCCCGGCACCGATCAGGAACACCGCGGCATCATCCGCCACGGCGCGAAACTGCTCTACGCCTACGCCGAGGCAACCGTCCCCCTGCTGACGGTCATCACGCGCAAGGCCTACGGCGGTGCCTACTGTGTCATGGCCTCGAAGAACCTCGGCGCGGACGTCAACTACGCCTGGCCGACCGCCGAAATCGCCGTCATGGGCCCCCAGGGCGCGGTCAACATCCTCTACCGCCAGGAACTCGAGGAATCCGACAACCCCGACGAGCTCCGCGACGAGCTCATCGAGGAGTACCGCGAGGAGTTCGCCAACCCCTACACTGCGACCGACAAGGGCTTCCTCGACGACGTGATCATCCCGACGGAGACCCGCCCGCGGCTGATCCAGGACCTGAAGATGCTCGAGTCCAAACGCGAACAGAACCCGGACAAGAAACACGGCAACATCCCGCTGTAA